One region of Haloprofundus salilacus genomic DNA includes:
- a CDS encoding MFS transporter: MYSWVKRSNVYYGWFVAVACFLGATVVFGVSYSFGVFFDRMLVEFGRSRGETSLIFGVQTFVMYVGAAVVGGFVDRYGTRPLLLTSMGFLTVGLGGLALSTSFLQVLLFYGVVTSLGLSIVYVVSFATVPRWFDRRRGFAGGLASSGTGVGMLVATPAASALIVAVGWRWTYGLFLVGALAMLAVAVAFVADSPRRLDVDAAVEFDGGAPAEREAMPWRAQLRETIAVARTPSFLLVLVGWVCIYATLYVVFAHLVVYTTDAGLGRGVGVWALTLVGAATSVARLGIGHVADRLGRTRVFVACSATMGISTLVLAATESATAVFVFALVYGTAYGGNGALLSPLTADLFGAENINVVFGLVSVSFAISGLLAPPSAGLVYDAFASYAPAFAVSGALGILGAGMVAAADRLTTTTG, encoded by the coding sequence GTGTACTCGTGGGTGAAGCGCTCGAACGTCTACTACGGCTGGTTCGTCGCCGTCGCGTGCTTCCTCGGCGCGACGGTCGTCTTCGGCGTCTCGTACTCGTTCGGCGTCTTCTTCGACCGGATGCTCGTTGAGTTCGGTCGGTCGCGGGGGGAGACGTCGCTCATCTTCGGCGTCCAGACGTTCGTGATGTACGTCGGCGCGGCCGTCGTCGGCGGCTTCGTCGACCGATACGGGACGCGCCCGCTGCTGCTGACCTCGATGGGCTTTCTGACCGTCGGGTTAGGCGGCCTCGCCCTGAGCACCTCGTTCCTGCAGGTGCTCCTGTTCTACGGCGTCGTCACGTCGCTCGGGCTGAGCATCGTGTACGTCGTCTCGTTCGCGACGGTGCCGCGCTGGTTCGACCGCCGGCGCGGCTTCGCGGGCGGCCTCGCCAGTTCGGGGACGGGCGTCGGGATGTTAGTCGCCACGCCCGCTGCATCGGCGCTCATCGTCGCCGTCGGGTGGCGGTGGACGTACGGGCTGTTTCTGGTCGGTGCGCTCGCGATGCTGGCGGTTGCCGTCGCGTTCGTCGCCGACAGTCCGCGTCGTCTCGACGTGGACGCCGCCGTGGAGTTCGACGGCGGTGCGCCCGCCGAGCGCGAAGCGATGCCGTGGCGGGCCCAGTTACGCGAGACGATCGCCGTCGCGCGCACGCCGTCGTTTCTGCTCGTCCTCGTCGGATGGGTTTGCATCTACGCGACGCTGTACGTCGTCTTCGCGCACCTCGTCGTCTACACGACCGACGCCGGCCTCGGCCGCGGTGTCGGCGTCTGGGCACTCACCCTCGTCGGCGCAGCGACGAGCGTCGCCCGCCTCGGTATCGGCCACGTCGCCGACAGACTCGGTCGGACGCGGGTGTTCGTCGCCTGCTCGGCGACGATGGGTATCTCGACGCTCGTGCTGGCGGCGACGGAGTCCGCGACGGCGGTGTTCGTCTTCGCGCTGGTCTACGGGACCGCCTACGGCGGCAACGGCGCGCTGCTCTCGCCGCTCACGGCGGACCTGTTCGGTGCGGAAAACATCAACGTCGTCTTCGGTCTCGTCTCCGTCTCCTTCGCCATCTCGGGGCTCTTGGCCCCGCCGTCGGCGGGTCTCGTTTACGACGCGTTCGCGAGCTACGCACCCGCGTTCGCCGTCTCGGGCGCCCTCGGCATCCTCGGCGCGGGGATGGTCGCGGCGGCCGACCGGTTGACGACGACTACAGGGTGA